The Pedobacter roseus genome contains a region encoding:
- a CDS encoding S41 family peptidase, with product MKKLKYGLLAAGFGVAVLSFSFKEDLFLVSKNLDIFASLYKEININYVDDTNAPKLMKTGIDAMLDSLDPYTEYVPESEIEDYKLKYVSTQYGGIGAGTVFIDGKLFINEVSEGYPAHKSDIKAGDQVVSINGIAVKGKDRPEVSQLLRGPKGTAVDLLVIRDGKEITKKIVREEIKQPNVSYSGMVGDGVGYIKLDKFLENSGQEVKDALLAIQKENPKGVVLDLRNNGGGILQEAVKIVNLFINKDQLVVTQKGKNVEKTITYKTLSAPISTSVPLVVLVNGNSASASEIVAGSLQDLDRAIVIGQRSYGKGLVQQTFNLPYNSLVKVTVAKYYTPSGRCIQKLDYAHKNAEGVAERFADSTMVMYQTKAGRNVYSGNGVYPDVVVNADKLSPITISMLNKSLFFNYANQYKKEKPGMASAKTFQLSDADYAVFANSLADKDLTYLSRTERLLSDLRAEAEKENKSAEVKTDLENLKYKLTSSKKTDLVSHKAEIKRVLETQIVSRYFYEKGRIEQSFQYDKELAAAKNLFTNQSQILAILKGDGNYKVIGKPTKATASID from the coding sequence ATGAAGAAACTAAAATATGGTCTTTTAGCAGCTGGCTTTGGTGTTGCTGTTTTATCTTTTTCTTTCAAAGAAGATTTATTTCTGGTTTCTAAAAACCTGGATATTTTTGCTTCGCTCTATAAAGAAATCAACATCAATTATGTGGATGATACCAATGCCCCTAAGTTGATGAAAACAGGGATCGATGCCATGTTGGATAGTTTAGATCCCTACACCGAATACGTTCCCGAATCGGAAATTGAAGATTATAAACTGAAATATGTAAGTACCCAGTACGGTGGTATTGGAGCAGGTACCGTTTTTATTGATGGCAAACTGTTTATTAACGAGGTAAGCGAAGGTTATCCTGCCCATAAAAGTGATATCAAAGCCGGCGATCAGGTGGTGAGCATTAATGGCATTGCCGTAAAAGGAAAAGACCGTCCTGAAGTGAGCCAGTTACTGCGTGGTCCTAAAGGCACTGCGGTTGATTTACTGGTAATCAGAGACGGGAAAGAAATTACTAAAAAAATCGTTCGCGAAGAAATCAAACAACCAAATGTTTCCTATTCAGGCATGGTTGGCGATGGTGTTGGGTACATCAAACTCGATAAATTTTTGGAAAATTCCGGACAGGAAGTTAAAGATGCTTTATTGGCCATCCAAAAAGAAAACCCTAAAGGTGTGGTGCTTGATTTAAGGAATAATGGTGGCGGTATTTTACAGGAAGCCGTTAAAATTGTAAACCTTTTTATCAATAAAGATCAGCTTGTGGTTACTCAAAAAGGGAAAAACGTAGAGAAAACCATTACCTATAAAACGCTTTCGGCACCAATTTCTACCTCAGTGCCTTTGGTGGTACTGGTAAATGGAAATTCAGCTTCCGCATCCGAAATTGTTGCCGGTTCCTTACAGGATTTAGACCGTGCCATCGTTATCGGACAGCGCAGTTATGGTAAAGGATTGGTTCAGCAGACCTTCAACTTGCCTTATAACAGCCTGGTTAAAGTAACCGTAGCCAAATATTATACGCCATCAGGCAGGTGCATCCAAAAACTGGATTATGCCCATAAAAATGCTGAAGGCGTAGCCGAACGTTTTGCTGATTCTACCATGGTGATGTACCAGACTAAAGCGGGCAGAAATGTGTACAGCGGTAATGGTGTTTATCCTGATGTAGTGGTTAATGCGGATAAATTAAGCCCAATCACCATTTCGATGCTTAACAAAAGTCTTTTCTTTAATTATGCAAACCAGTATAAAAAAGAAAAACCAGGTATGGCATCCGCTAAAACTTTCCAGTTATCAGATGCTGATTATGCAGTTTTTGCCAACAGCCTGGCCGATAAAGATTTAACTTATCTGAGCCGTACCGAGAGATTGTTGTCTGATTTACGTGCTGAAGCCGAAAAAGAAAACAAATCAGCAGAAGTAAAAACCGATCTTGAAAACCTGAAATACAAACTTACTTCTTCCAAAAAAACCGATCTGGTAAGCCATAAAGCTGAAATCAAAAGGGTATTGGAAACACAGATTGTGAGCCGTTATTTTTACGAAAAAGGAAGAATTGAGCAGAGTTTCCAGTATGATAAAGAACTTGCTGCGGCGAAAAACCTGTTTACCAATCAATCGCAGATCCTGGCCATTTTAAAAGGTGATGGAAATTACAAAGTGATCGGTAAACCCACAAAAGCCACTGCTTCCATAGATTAA
- a CDS encoding alpha-L-fucosidase, with product MKKLVIMGLVLLFGLQLKAQDYVPAASNLKQRAWFADARFGLFIHWGPFSIPGSGEWVMNERKLNVHNYTNLKGFFNPVEFNEAQWVSMAKNAGMKYITLITRHHDGFSMWDTKYSDFNIMNTPYKKDIVKMMADECHKQGIQLYLYYSLLDWRREDYPHETGRTGQNSGRKGKGDYASYLQFMKNQLTELLTNYGEIGGIWFDGHWDQTEPEGSKDRTSRIDWKYNEIYGLIHKLQPQCMIGNNHHLTPFAGEDFQMFERDLPGENKSGLSFQKASDQLPLETCETISNSWGYNLSDTYYKSNKELVHMLVKAASLGSNLLLNIGPMPSGKIQPEFQDRLAGLGNWLKLYGESIYGTKAGFIKPQAWGSITQSENKVYIHIVDGKTTTLNLENVPLKKIKKAYLLKDKSAVNFTFKKSKLTVNATPNDKEPDQVIVLEIG from the coding sequence ATGAAGAAATTAGTGATAATGGGCTTAGTCCTGTTGTTTGGCTTACAATTAAAAGCGCAGGATTATGTGCCAGCCGCGTCAAATTTAAAGCAACGTGCATGGTTTGCCGATGCCCGTTTTGGTCTGTTTATCCATTGGGGCCCTTTCAGTATACCCGGAAGTGGCGAATGGGTTATGAACGAGCGGAAACTCAATGTTCACAATTATACCAACCTTAAAGGTTTTTTTAATCCTGTTGAATTTAATGAAGCGCAATGGGTAAGTATGGCGAAAAATGCCGGAATGAAATACATTACGCTCATTACCAGGCATCATGATGGTTTTAGCATGTGGGATACCAAATATTCTGATTTCAATATCATGAATACCCCTTACAAAAAGGATATTGTGAAAATGATGGCTGATGAATGTCATAAGCAGGGCATACAATTATACCTCTATTACTCACTGTTAGATTGGCGCAGGGAAGATTATCCGCATGAAACAGGTCGTACCGGACAAAACTCCGGCCGTAAGGGCAAAGGCGATTACGCCAGTTACTTACAGTTTATGAAAAATCAGCTCACCGAGTTATTGACCAATTATGGCGAAATAGGAGGCATTTGGTTTGATGGCCATTGGGACCAGACCGAGCCGGAAGGATCCAAAGACAGAACCTCGCGCATCGACTGGAAATACAACGAAATTTATGGTTTGATCCACAAATTGCAGCCACAGTGCATGATTGGTAATAACCACCACTTAACGCCATTTGCAGGCGAAGATTTCCAGATGTTCGAACGCGATTTGCCGGGCGAAAACAAATCGGGTTTGAGTTTTCAAAAAGCTTCCGATCAATTGCCGCTCGAAACCTGCGAAACCATTTCCAATTCATGGGGGTATAACCTGAGCGATACTTATTATAAATCGAATAAGGAATTGGTGCACATGCTGGTTAAAGCCGCAAGTTTAGGTTCTAACCTTTTATTGAACATTGGCCCGATGCCGAGCGGTAAAATCCAGCCGGAGTTTCAGGACCGTTTGGCAGGTTTAGGCAATTGGCTTAAATTATATGGCGAAAGCATTTACGGTACAAAAGCAGGTTTTATAAAACCGCAGGCCTGGGGAAGCATTACGCAAAGCGAGAATAAAGTTTACATCCACATTGTAGATGGAAAAACCACTACGCTTAACCTGGAAAACGTTCCACTGAAGAAAATTAAAAAGGCATATTTGTTAAAAGATAAAAGTGCGGTAAATTTCACTTTCAAAAAATCGAAGCTAACTGTTAATGCAACACCAAACGATAAAGAACCCGATCAGGTAATTGTTTTGGAGATTGGGTAA
- a CDS encoding GH92 family glycosyl hydrolase: MQFKKTSSILFLTASLFTLNVAAQQKTKLTQYVDPLIGSAKHGHVFVGANVPFGAVQLGPNNIFEGWDWCSGYNYISNTITGFAHTHLSGTGIGDLGDISIMPATGKLLLEKGKTADDENGYLSKFSHQNEVAKAGYYSVLLDKYQIKAELTATERVGFHQYTFKKGTGNPHIIIDLIEGIGWDKPVSASFKQLDATTIVGHRNSKGWSDDQRLYFVIKLSQPIKNLVLYDSTVVKSGTELSGKKLKAVVNFDAIKNEKLQIKVALSPVSSENAILNLKTELPGWDFAATVKNSDAKWEKELSKVNIGASNTTKKVFYTALYHTMIAPSLFNDVNKDYRGTDKKVYKKANFNNLTTFSLWDTYRAANPLYTILHQDKVSDVVNTMLAIYKQQGKLPVWHLMGSETNTMVGYHAVPVIVDAYLKGYRGFDVNLAFEAVKQSAMQKTDGIDYIQQLKYIPADKVNESVAKALEYAIDDYCIAMFAKALNKTKDYQYFSKRAQLYKEYFDKDVQFMRGKLADGTWRTPFSPVASKHREDDYTEGNAWQYTWLVPQDVEGLIKLFGGDKAFVNKLDSLFSVKAELGENSSPDISGLIGNYAQGNEPGHHITYLYAYAGQPWKTADLIRKIDHDFYSSKPDGLCGNEDVGQMSAWYVFTAMGFYPVNPANGAYVFGTPLLNDATITLAGNKKFSIKVIGNSAENKYIQRIVLNGKPYTKSYILHKAIVAGGSIQIYMGNKPSETWGVKPEDRPVSTK; the protein is encoded by the coding sequence ATGCAGTTCAAGAAAACCTCGTCTATTCTATTTCTAACCGCCTCTCTATTCACCCTTAATGTCGCTGCACAGCAAAAAACCAAACTTACGCAATATGTAGATCCACTGATTGGATCAGCAAAACACGGTCACGTTTTTGTTGGCGCCAATGTTCCTTTTGGGGCTGTACAACTTGGGCCAAACAATATTTTTGAGGGCTGGGACTGGTGCAGTGGCTACAATTACATCAGTAACACCATAACGGGCTTTGCACATACTCATCTAAGTGGTACCGGAATCGGCGATTTGGGCGATATTTCAATCATGCCTGCAACGGGTAAATTATTGCTCGAAAAAGGTAAAACTGCCGACGATGAGAACGGTTACCTGTCTAAATTTTCACACCAAAATGAAGTAGCAAAAGCAGGTTACTACAGTGTATTACTTGATAAATACCAAATTAAAGCAGAATTAACCGCAACCGAAAGGGTAGGTTTTCATCAATATACCTTTAAAAAAGGAACCGGAAATCCGCATATCATCATCGATTTAATCGAAGGCATTGGTTGGGACAAACCAGTTTCAGCATCATTTAAACAGCTGGATGCAACAACCATTGTTGGACATAGAAATTCGAAAGGCTGGTCTGACGATCAGCGCCTTTATTTTGTAATTAAATTATCTCAACCGATTAAAAACCTCGTGCTTTATGATAGTACAGTAGTTAAAAGCGGTACAGAATTATCAGGCAAAAAGTTAAAGGCAGTTGTTAATTTTGATGCCATTAAGAATGAAAAATTACAGATTAAAGTGGCTTTATCTCCTGTAAGCTCAGAAAATGCCATTTTAAACTTAAAAACGGAGCTTCCGGGTTGGGATTTTGCCGCTACAGTTAAAAATAGTGATGCAAAATGGGAAAAAGAACTGTCCAAAGTTAATATTGGTGCCTCTAACACGACTAAAAAGGTGTTTTATACTGCTTTATACCACACCATGATTGCGCCATCTTTATTTAACGATGTAAATAAAGATTATCGCGGAACAGACAAAAAGGTGTATAAAAAAGCAAATTTTAATAACCTCACTACTTTTTCGCTATGGGATACGTACAGAGCGGCTAACCCATTGTACACCATCCTGCATCAGGATAAAGTAAGCGATGTGGTTAATACCATGCTGGCCATTTATAAGCAACAGGGAAAATTGCCCGTTTGGCATTTAATGGGTAGCGAAACCAATACGATGGTGGGTTATCATGCCGTTCCGGTTATTGTAGACGCTTATTTAAAAGGATACAGGGGTTTTGATGTAAACCTTGCTTTTGAAGCTGTTAAACAATCGGCCATGCAAAAAACCGATGGCATCGATTATATCCAGCAACTTAAATATATTCCGGCCGATAAAGTAAATGAATCGGTGGCAAAAGCTTTAGAATACGCCATTGACGATTATTGCATCGCGATGTTTGCCAAAGCACTGAATAAAACCAAAGATTATCAATATTTCAGCAAAAGAGCACAGCTATATAAAGAGTACTTCGATAAAGATGTGCAGTTTATGAGGGGAAAATTAGCCGATGGTACCTGGAGAACTCCTTTTAGCCCGGTAGCTTCTAAACACCGTGAAGATGATTATACCGAAGGAAATGCATGGCAATATACCTGGTTAGTGCCTCAGGATGTGGAAGGACTGATCAAATTATTTGGTGGCGACAAAGCATTCGTAAATAAATTGGATTCTTTATTTTCGGTAAAGGCAGAGCTTGGAGAAAACAGTTCCCCCGATATTTCCGGATTAATTGGAAACTATGCACAGGGAAATGAGCCTGGTCACCATATTACTTATTTGTATGCTTATGCTGGTCAGCCCTGGAAAACAGCCGACCTGATCCGTAAAATCGATCACGATTTTTATTCTTCAAAACCGGATGGATTGTGCGGTAATGAAGATGTAGGCCAGATGAGCGCCTGGTATGTTTTTACTGCCATGGGTTTTTATCCGGTTAATCCGGCAAATGGCGCTTACGTTTTCGGAACACCTTTGCTTAATGATGCAACCATCACCCTGGCGGGGAATAAAAAGTTCAGCATCAAAGTGATTGGTAACAGCGCAGAGAACAAATACATTCAGAGAATTGTACTGAACGGTAAACCTTACACCAAATCGTATATTCTTCATAAAGCAATTGTAGCTGGTGGAAGTATTCAGATTTACATGGGAAATAAACCATCCGAAACCTGGGGCGTAAAACCTGAGGACAGGCCGGTATCCACAAAATAA
- a CDS encoding glycoside hydrolase family 2 protein, whose translation MKKTFLLLLLCSALFVSAQQRYELNSGWVCTNIKDAQSTGSEISKTSFSINNWIPATVPGTVLTTLLNNKKVPDPFYGMNNEKIPDVYKTGNDYYTYWFVKDFEERATGNEQVWLQFRGINYKAEIYLNGKKVNPKTQVGMHLRAQYNITKLLSANGKNRLAVIVYPPDFPGNPNGGQGGDGTIAKGLTTQYTAGWDWIQPTRDRNTGIWDKVTIEKTKSINIQNPQVITLVPGKRLPEGKQNPATVKVSVEVENPTNQPVSGTLQYQIAGKLVKQPATVAANKTTIVKLPDLLLENPKLWWPSGYGAQNLYDVKIEFVAANQTLDQEQLKVGVRQIDNIWNEHTKSMGAFVNGQKIFIKGGNWIISDAMLRFSDARYDAEIRYHKDMNLNLIRIWGGAILERPEFYNACDKYGLLVFQDFWFSGDCNGRWVDPMKKEDQWTRRNYPDDHNLTLTAIEDQIKMIRNHASLAFWCGGNEITPPEDILEPLKNDILPRLDGTRKLFDFSNSDEMSFNSIGGNGDGPYGIQDIKTFWGTRTFPYNSEVGSVGVGDYASLLRFIPKENLIAPQYKGKPDSVWDYHKYISYEQYLNPYGKPKSAEDFAMKAQLANYDQYRALMEGFSNKMWDWYTGSIIWKTQNPWTAMRGQMYDYYLDPNACLYGLRKGSEPLHVMMNPLDSMVTIVNNGFTTKNNLMVQAKAYDMDGKDYFYSQAFNSVGPSSVRRLFPMNEFLTKLDKKEGLFVSLRILDQKQNILSENIYWLAGKDGEYSGLKNIKKTPLKIAAVDQKNGKVAVTLSNAAGNPVAFFNRVALINANSNERILPSFYDDNYVSILPGESKTVTVEYTGKQSNLAVEVYGWNVEKQKVNIQ comes from the coding sequence ATGAAGAAAACATTTCTACTCCTTTTACTTTGTTCGGCCCTATTCGTAAGTGCGCAACAGCGTTACGAATTAAACTCTGGCTGGGTATGCACCAATATTAAAGATGCGCAATCTACTGGCTCTGAAATTTCGAAAACTAGTTTTTCGATCAACAATTGGATTCCTGCAACTGTTCCTGGAACGGTTTTAACCACCCTATTGAACAATAAAAAAGTTCCTGATCCATTTTATGGAATGAACAACGAAAAGATTCCTGATGTATATAAAACCGGCAACGATTATTATACCTACTGGTTTGTAAAAGATTTTGAAGAACGCGCCACGGGTAACGAACAGGTTTGGTTACAGTTTAGGGGAATAAATTACAAAGCTGAAATTTACCTGAACGGAAAAAAAGTAAATCCGAAAACCCAGGTTGGGATGCACCTTAGGGCACAATATAACATCACCAAACTATTGTCTGCTAACGGAAAAAACAGATTGGCTGTTATTGTTTATCCGCCAGATTTTCCAGGTAATCCTAACGGTGGCCAGGGTGGTGACGGAACCATTGCAAAAGGTTTAACCACGCAATATACTGCAGGTTGGGACTGGATTCAACCCACCCGCGACCGTAATACCGGAATCTGGGATAAAGTAACCATCGAAAAAACCAAAAGCATCAATATCCAGAATCCTCAGGTTATAACTTTGGTGCCGGGCAAACGTTTACCAGAAGGCAAACAGAATCCTGCTACCGTTAAAGTTTCAGTTGAAGTCGAAAACCCGACCAATCAGCCTGTTTCAGGTACTTTACAATATCAGATCGCAGGTAAGCTGGTGAAACAGCCTGCAACCGTCGCAGCAAATAAAACAACAATTGTTAAACTTCCTGATTTATTGCTAGAAAACCCAAAGTTGTGGTGGCCAAGTGGTTATGGTGCGCAAAATCTTTATGATGTAAAAATCGAATTTGTTGCAGCCAATCAAACATTGGATCAGGAGCAGCTTAAAGTTGGCGTACGCCAGATCGATAATATCTGGAACGAGCATACCAAAAGTATGGGCGCTTTTGTAAACGGGCAAAAGATTTTTATTAAAGGAGGCAACTGGATCATTTCTGATGCAATGTTACGCTTTAGCGATGCCCGTTACGATGCAGAAATCCGTTACCACAAGGATATGAACCTCAACCTGATCAGAATCTGGGGTGGGGCAATACTGGAAAGGCCTGAATTTTACAATGCCTGCGATAAATATGGTTTATTGGTATTTCAGGATTTCTGGTTCAGTGGCGATTGTAACGGCCGTTGGGTAGACCCGATGAAAAAAGAAGATCAATGGACAAGGAGAAATTATCCGGATGACCACAACCTCACTCTAACTGCTATTGAAGATCAGATCAAAATGATCAGAAACCACGCTTCGCTGGCTTTTTGGTGTGGTGGAAATGAAATTACCCCACCTGAAGATATTTTAGAACCTCTAAAAAACGACATCCTTCCACGTTTGGATGGCACCAGAAAACTTTTCGACTTCTCTAACAGTGATGAAATGTCGTTCAACTCAATCGGTGGTAATGGTGATGGTCCTTATGGCATCCAGGATATTAAAACTTTTTGGGGTACCAGAACTTTTCCTTACAATTCGGAAGTTGGATCGGTAGGGGTAGGCGATTATGCTTCTTTGCTCCGTTTTATTCCAAAAGAAAACCTGATTGCGCCACAATACAAGGGCAAACCCGATTCGGTATGGGATTATCATAAATACATTTCTTACGAGCAGTACCTTAATCCTTATGGCAAACCAAAAAGTGCCGAAGATTTTGCGATGAAAGCACAATTGGCCAATTACGACCAGTACAGGGCGCTAATGGAAGGTTTTTCTAACAAAATGTGGGATTGGTACACCGGTTCCATTATCTGGAAAACCCAAAACCCATGGACGGCCATGCGTGGGCAGATGTACGATTATTACCTTGATCCCAATGCTTGTTTATACGGCTTGAGGAAAGGTAGTGAACCGTTACATGTGATGATGAATCCTTTAGATAGCATGGTTACCATTGTAAACAACGGATTTACTACCAAAAACAACCTGATGGTGCAGGCAAAGGCCTATGATATGGATGGGAAAGATTATTTCTACTCTCAGGCCTTCAACTCGGTTGGTCCATCTTCGGTGAGGAGACTTTTTCCTATGAATGAGTTTTTAACCAAACTGGATAAAAAGGAAGGTTTGTTTGTTTCGTTAAGGATTTTAGATCAGAAGCAAAATATTTTAAGTGAGAACATTTATTGGCTGGCCGGAAAAGATGGCGAGTATTCAGGCTTGAAAAATATCAAAAAGACGCCATTGAAAATTGCAGCTGTTGATCAGAAAAACGGAAAAGTGGCTGTAACCCTAAGCAACGCAGCTGGAAATCCTGTCGCGTTTTTTAACCGTGTTGCTTTAATCAATGCGAATAGCAACGAGCGGATATTACCTAGCTTTTATGATGATAATTATGTAAGCATTTTGCCGGGAGAGAGTAAAACAGTAACTGTAGAATATACTGGTAAACAAAGCAATTTAGCTGTAGAAGTGTATGGCTGGAACGTAGAGAAACAGAAAGTGAATATCCAGTAA
- a CDS encoding 2Fe-2S iron-sulfur cluster-binding protein, protein MENNINIYMQEPDGSVTEHVAPTDMGLSLMEFLKASEYDILATCGGMALCATCCVDVLEGEEKLNEMTDDEYAMLDTLPDLLPNSRLACQLQLNNNMDGLKVKLHGVS, encoded by the coding sequence ATGGAAAATAACATCAATATATATATGCAGGAGCCGGATGGCTCGGTTACTGAACACGTTGCCCCAACCGATATGGGCTTAAGCCTAATGGAGTTTTTAAAGGCATCGGAATACGATATTCTTGCCACTTGTGGCGGAATGGCTTTATGCGCCACTTGTTGTGTTGATGTTTTGGAAGGCGAAGAAAAACTTAACGAAATGACAGACGATGAGTATGCCATGTTAGATACTTTGCCTGATCTGTTACCCAACTCACGCTTAGCCTGTCAGTTGCAGTTAAATAACAATATGGACGGATTAAAAGTAAAATTACATGGCGTAAGCTAA
- a CDS encoding NAD(P)/FAD-dependent oxidoreductase, protein MITTDIAVIGAGPVGLFAIFEAGLLKMRCHLIDYLPQVGGQLSEIYPKKPIYDIPGYPSVLAQELIDNLMEQAKPFHPTFTLGERIEGLEKRGEADFVLTTNMGTIIEAKVVVIAGGLGCFEPRKPAVENLENFENGKGVNYMILDPEKYRDQKMVIAGGGDSALDWTIYLAEVCSELTLVHRSESFRGAPDSVSKVMALAESGKINLVLNSNLQAVHGTDKLEQVEIVQNRTMEKTIVEADHLIPLFGLSPKLGPIEDWNLNISKSAIEVNVDDYSTNIPGIYAIGDINTYTNKLKLILCGFHEAALMSHSAYSYMNPGVKYTMKYTTVNGVSEF, encoded by the coding sequence GCCATTTTTGAAGCCGGTTTATTAAAAATGCGTTGTCATTTAATTGATTACCTTCCTCAGGTTGGTGGTCAGCTGTCTGAAATTTACCCTAAAAAACCGATATACGATATCCCTGGTTATCCTTCTGTGCTGGCTCAGGAACTTATCGATAATTTAATGGAGCAGGCCAAGCCTTTCCATCCTACCTTTACTTTAGGTGAGCGTATAGAAGGTTTAGAAAAGCGTGGCGAAGCCGATTTCGTTTTAACCACCAATATGGGTACCATTATCGAAGCTAAAGTTGTGGTTATTGCCGGCGGTTTAGGCTGTTTCGAGCCACGTAAACCAGCTGTAGAAAATTTAGAAAACTTTGAAAACGGCAAGGGTGTAAATTACATGATCCTTGATCCGGAAAAATACCGCGACCAGAAAATGGTAATTGCAGGTGGAGGCGATTCAGCCCTGGATTGGACCATTTACTTAGCTGAAGTTTGCTCTGAGTTAACATTGGTTCACAGGAGCGAAAGTTTCCGTGGTGCACCAGATTCGGTTTCTAAAGTAATGGCATTGGCAGAAAGCGGAAAAATCAATCTGGTTTTAAACAGTAATCTTCAGGCTGTACACGGAACGGATAAATTGGAGCAAGTTGAAATTGTTCAGAACCGTACCATGGAAAAAACGATTGTTGAGGCCGATCACTTAATTCCTTTGTTCGGTTTGAGCCCTAAATTAGGCCCGATTGAAGACTGGAACTTAAACATCAGCAAAAGTGCAATCGAAGTTAATGTTGATGATTATTCGACCAACATCCCAGGCATTTATGCTATTGGCGATATCAATACTTACACAAACAAGTTAAAGTTGATTCTTTGTGGTTTCCACGAGGCGGCATTAATGAGTCACAGCGCGTATTCGTACATGAATCCGGGTGTTAAATACACCATGAAATATACAACTGTAAACGGAGTTTCAGAATTTTAA